Sequence from the Microbacterium faecale genome:
GTCGATCCTGGCGCCGATCCTGCTGATCGCGACCACGGTGCTGTCGTTCGGCACCGCGATGGGCGTCTCGGCGCTCGTGTTCAACCACATCTTCGAGTTCCCCGGGGCCGACCCCGCGGTGCCGCTCTACGGGTTCGTGTTCCTCGTGGCTCTCGGCATCGACTACAACATCTTCCTCATGACGCGCGTGCGGGAGGAGGCTCTCGCGCACGGCACGCACGAGGGGATCCTGCGCGGCCTCGCGAACACCGGCGGCGTCATCACGTCCGCCGGCGTCGTGCTCGCCGCGACCTTCGCGGCGCTCGGGGTGATCCCGATCCTGTTCCTCGCGCAGCTCGCGTTCATCGTCGCGTTCGGCGTGCTGCTCGACACGTTCATCGTGCGCTCGCTGCTCGTCCCCGCCCTGGGATACGACATCGGCCGCGCGATCTGGTGGCCGTCGAAGCTCTCCCGCGCCGAGCGGTGAGAGGGCGCCGGCCGGCAGTTCGTGTGACGCATACGACCCTTCGCACCACACCGGAAGGGTCGTGGGCGTCACACGAACGGGGATCAGCGGATCAGGCCGGCGGCCGCGCATGCGGCGGCGTGCGCTGAGGGGCCGCCGCATGTCGGATCTTCGCCATACGCTCGGGGGATGAGGAACATCCACCTCACCGAGGATCACGTCGACGCGCTGTTCACGCGCGAGGGCGCCGATGATGGGCGCGCGCTCATCTCGCGCGTGCCCGTGCGGGTGCTGCGCGCCGAAACGGGCCGAGATTTCTCGGGGGCACTCGTGAGCGTCGGGGCCCTCACGATCGAGGTGGAGATGACGGCGCGCGACATCGAGACGTGGTGCTCGCACGACGGCCAGGCGCGCTGCGCGCACGGGGCGGCGGCGATCATCGCCCTCGCCGACGATGAGCAGCCGTTCGGCATCGGGGCGGTCGGACGCAGCGACGTCCCCGCTGCCCGTCCCACGAGCGAGCCGTGGGAGCGCACGCTTCGGCGTCTGCTTCCCGACGACGAATCCCCTGCCACGACACGCGAGCTGGCGCTTCTGTTCAGCATCCGCGAGTCGGGCGCGGGCGATCCCCCGGGCAGCGGCGTCGCGATCCGTCCCGCCGTACGCGGATCCGGCGGCGGCTGGGTGCGCACGGGCGTCAGTTGGCGCGCACTGGCCGACGCCGACGACGCGGATCCTTGTCGACGCGCGCTCGCCGACATCGCGGCACTGCACGACGGACGGCACGCGTTCGCCGACGTCGGCGAGCGGATCCGCCGCGGCTCGCGGTCGGCGACCTTCGGTGCGGGCGACTGGGGCTCGCCGGAGTGGATCCGGCTCGACGCCGTGCCCTCGCGCGGACTGTGGAGCGCGCTGGTCGCCGCGCACGATGCCGGGGTCGAGTTCGTCGCAGACGACACCGGACAGCCCACGGTCGAAGTCGGCGACGCCTCCGCCGAAGCCATCGTCGACCTGCGCGATGTCAGCGGCCGGCTCCGCGTCGAGGCGACGGTCGCGGGCCCGCCCGGCGAGGGGATTCGCCCGATCGGTGCGCCGACGTCCGCCGTCGCCCGCACGCACGGTTCCCCACCGCGCGTCCGTGCGCTCGTCCCGCTCGCGCGCCCCGCGACCCGCGAATGGGACGCGCTGTTCGCCACAGGACGGCTGTCGATTCCCGCCGGGAGCGTCGACGACTTCCGCGACGGCTACCTGCCGCGGCTGCGCGACGTGGGTCCGCTCGTCTCGACCGACGAGTCGTTCGAGGTGCCGCCGGCCGCGCGCGGCGACCTGGTGCTCGCGATCCGGCACACCGCGAAGACCGTGCGCGTGCACTGGGAGTGGGAGTATCCGCCGGGAGAGCGTCGCGACCGCGCGGCGGAGCGCGTCCTGCTGTCCGACGTCGAGACGACGGTCGGCCGATTCCGGCATCTGCTCGGCCGCCGCGCGGCCGACGGCGTCTTCCCGACGCGAGACCTCGACCCCGACGAGACCGTCGAGTTTCTCGCTCACGCGCTGCCTGCCCTCCGCGGGGTCGAGGGAGTGCGGATCGAGACGCACAACGACGTTCCGGAGCTCACCTTCGCGACGGAGGATCCCGTCATCGAGATCGGCGCGGAGCCGTCCGGCGAGGACTGGTTCGAGTTGAACGTCGTCGTGACGATCCAGGGTGAGCCCGTCTCGAGCGCCGCGCTGCTCACCGCGCTCTCGCACGGCCGCACGTACTTCCGCCTGCTCAGCGGCACTGTCTTTCCCTTGACGGATCCGCGCTTCACGCGCTTGCGCGACGTGCTCGCGGAAGCCAAGTCGTTGCGAGACGATCCCTCGGGCAGCTTCGCGCTGCCGCGCTTCCAGCTCGACCTCTGGCAGGAGCTCGCGGAGATCGGCGTGCTCGAGGCGCAGCACGCCGCGTGGGTTGAAGCGATGTCGGCACTCGACGGCACGGGGATCGAGCGTCGCGATCCGCCCGCGAGCGTTTCCGCGACGCTGCGCGAATATCAGCGCGACGGCTTCAGCTGGCTCGACTTCCTGCGCCGGAACCGCCTCGGCGGCGTCCTCGCCGACGATATGGGACTCGGAAAGACGGTGCAGCTCCTCGCGGCGCTCGAACAGGCGCGGCTCGATGAGCCAGCGGCGCGCTTCCTCGTCGTCGCCCCGACGAGCGTCGTCGGCCACTGGGCCGCAGAAGCCGCCCGCTTCGTGCCCGACCTCGCCACCTACGCGATCCGCGAGACCAGTCGCAAACGCGGCGTCGCCGTCGAAGACGCGATCGGCGACGCGACGCTCGTCGTGACGAGCTACGCGATCCTGCGCCTCGACGCCGACGAATTCCGCAACATGGGGTTCCGCGTTCTCGTGCTCGACGAGGCCCAGAACGTGAAGAATCCGTCTTCTCGCGGTCACGCGGCAGCGCGCATGCTCGGCGCTCCGTCGACGTTCGTCGTCACGGGCACGCCGCTCGAGAACAACCTCATGGAACTGTTCGCGCTGACCACGCTCGCGGCGCCAGGCCTGTTCGGCACCCGGACCCACTTCCGCGAGCACTTCTCGCGGGCGATCGAGAAGTACGGTGACGCCGGCCGTCTCGAACGGCTGCGGGCACGCATCCGGCCCTTCCTCTTGCGCCGCCGGAAGGAGGAGGTCGCCCCGGAACTGCCCGCGAAGACCGAGCAGGTGCTGGAAGTGCCGCTTCACGGCGCGCACCAACGCGCCTATGAGCGCCGCTTCCGCCGCGAGCAGCAGAAGCTTCTCGGGCTCCTCGACGACGTCAAGAAGAATCAGATCCAGATCCTCGCCTCACTCACGCGGCTGCGGCGCGAGGCCCTCGACCCCTCGTTCGGCGACGCCGCCGAAGCACCGAACGTGCGCTCGGCGAAACTCGAGGCGCTCGGTGATCTCCTCGACGAGATCGTCGCCGACGGTCACCGCGCGCTCGTGTTCAGCCAGTTCACCGACTTCCTCGGCCTCGCGGCCGGAGTCGCCGACCGCCGTGGCGTCCGGTACTCCTACCTCGACGGGCGCACGGGCGCCGCGCAGCGCACCCGCATGGTCGAGCGATTCCAGACCGGCGAGGATCCGGCGTTCTTCATCTCGCTCAAGGCTGGCGGCACCGGGCTGACGCTCACGGGCGCCGACTACTGCATCCTGCTCGACCCGTGGTGGAACCCCGCGGCCGAGGAGCAGGCGATCGACCGCACGCACCGCATCGGCCAGGACAAGCCGATCATGGTGTACCGGATCATCGCCGCGGGCACGATCGAAGAGAAGGTGCGCGACTTGCAGCTGAAGAAGCGTCGCCTCTTCCACGACGTGCTCGATGGCGCGGGCGCGCCGTCGTTCGACGTCGACGACTACCGCTCACTGATCGCGTGATCAGTCGAGCAGAAGGGCCGGCTCCTCGAGCACAGCGGCGACGTCGGCGACGAAACGGCTGATCTTGTCGCCGTCGACGATCCGGTGGTCGAACGACCCCGACACCGTCGTCACCCACGCGGGACGCACCTCGCCGTCGATGACCCACGGCTTCTGACGGATCGCGCCCATCGCCACGATGCCCGCCTCTCCGGGGTTCAGGATCGGGGTGCCCGCGTCCATGCCGAAGACGCCGATGTTCGTGATCGTGATGGTGCCGCCCTGCATCTCGCCGGGCTGCGTTTTGCCATCACGCGCCGTCAGCGTCAGATCCTGCAGCGCGCTCGCGAGCTCGCGAATCGACAGGTCGTGCGCATCCTTGATGTTCGGCACGATGAGGCCGCGCGGCGTCGCGGCCGCGATACCGAGGTTGACGTAGT
This genomic interval carries:
- a CDS encoding DEAD/DEAH box helicase, whose translation is MRNIHLTEDHVDALFTREGADDGRALISRVPVRVLRAETGRDFSGALVSVGALTIEVEMTARDIETWCSHDGQARCAHGAAAIIALADDEQPFGIGAVGRSDVPAARPTSEPWERTLRRLLPDDESPATTRELALLFSIRESGAGDPPGSGVAIRPAVRGSGGGWVRTGVSWRALADADDADPCRRALADIAALHDGRHAFADVGERIRRGSRSATFGAGDWGSPEWIRLDAVPSRGLWSALVAAHDAGVEFVADDTGQPTVEVGDASAEAIVDLRDVSGRLRVEATVAGPPGEGIRPIGAPTSAVARTHGSPPRVRALVPLARPATREWDALFATGRLSIPAGSVDDFRDGYLPRLRDVGPLVSTDESFEVPPAARGDLVLAIRHTAKTVRVHWEWEYPPGERRDRAAERVLLSDVETTVGRFRHLLGRRAADGVFPTRDLDPDETVEFLAHALPALRGVEGVRIETHNDVPELTFATEDPVIEIGAEPSGEDWFELNVVVTIQGEPVSSAALLTALSHGRTYFRLLSGTVFPLTDPRFTRLRDVLAEAKSLRDDPSGSFALPRFQLDLWQELAEIGVLEAQHAAWVEAMSALDGTGIERRDPPASVSATLREYQRDGFSWLDFLRRNRLGGVLADDMGLGKTVQLLAALEQARLDEPAARFLVVAPTSVVGHWAAEAARFVPDLATYAIRETSRKRGVAVEDAIGDATLVVTSYAILRLDADEFRNMGFRVLVLDEAQNVKNPSSRGHAAARMLGAPSTFVVTGTPLENNLMELFALTTLAAPGLFGTRTHFREHFSRAIEKYGDAGRLERLRARIRPFLLRRRKEEVAPELPAKTEQVLEVPLHGAHQRAYERRFRREQQKLLGLLDDVKKNQIQILASLTRLRREALDPSFGDAAEAPNVRSAKLEALGDLLDEIVADGHRALVFSQFTDFLGLAAGVADRRGVRYSYLDGRTGAAQRTRMVERFQTGEDPAFFISLKAGGTGLTLTGADYCILLDPWWNPAAEEQAIDRTHRIGQDKPIMVYRIIAAGTIEEKVRDLQLKKRRLFHDVLDGAGAPSFDVDDYRSLIA